The Xiphias gladius isolate SHS-SW01 ecotype Sanya breed wild chromosome 7, ASM1685928v1, whole genome shotgun sequence genome window below encodes:
- the ptx3a gene encoding pentraxin-related protein PTX3 isoform X2 codes for MFRWRLPQAVCVLSVCVCLLLAYEDDIEVNYADTYYNEITEGETPEPTPSSAPCNSPDLTKWDKIFSMLENSQMRENMLLQYANDIIKVEMGSLRGEMLRFVAQYGGTCGVAMESAGRRMALQLEGRLRETLERLKSGDQTSAAAGNSVRNSNNLEAMLHQLLSAARTQASRLTKLETSCFSGPGAGMGMNTKTGFQLPEGAGAGHLEQEVTSREVALDGVVSALQHTKVELEEVLRSSMQRHLPAGCEMALLFPMRSRRIYTSVIPDVPLSTSSFTICMWVKPITVANKTVLFSYGNRRNPYEIQLLLSQTSVLFTIGGEAHLVEARGVVNLGEWIHLCGTWSSKQGLATLWAGGKKVASTPGVAEGHVLPDGGSLQLGQERNGCCPLSPSSGSGVAGFEGGFDPKLAFAGKMTGVNMWDRVLSEEEISQLALQRGQGCEQRGNMVAWGMTEMVPHGGAQFIY; via the exons CTACACCGAGCTCTGCACCCTGCAATTCTCCAGACCTGACCAAGTGGGACAAAATCTTCTCAATGCTGGAGAATAGTCAGATGAGGGAGAACATGCTGCTTCAGTACGCCAATGATATCATCAAGGTGGAGATGGGGTCATTGCGTGGAGAAATGCTCAG GTTTGTAGCCCAGTATGGTGGTACCTGTGGGGTTGCAATGGAGTCAGCAGGAAGAAGGATGGCATTGCAACTGGAGGGCCGCCTAAGAGAAACCCTGGAGCGCCTCAAATCTGGAGATCAGACTTCTGCTGCTGCCGGGAATTCTGTCAGGAATTCTAACAACCTGGAGGCGATGCTACATCAGCTCCTTTCTGCAGCACGAACGCAAGCTTCCCGACTCACCAAGCTGGAGACCAGCTGCTTCAGCGGTCCTGGAGCTGGGATGGGGATGAATACAAAAACAGGATTCCAGCTTCCAGAGGGTGCAGGGGCTGGGCACCTGGAGCAGGAGGTCACATCACGAGAGGTGGCTCTGGACGGGGTTGTGTCTGCGCTGCAACACACGAAGGTGGAGCTGGAAGAGGTGCTGAGGTCATCTATGCAAAGACACCTGCCGGCAG GCTGTGAGATGGCCCTCCTCTTCCCGATGCGTTCCCGTCGAATCTACACCTCCGTCATACCAGATGTCCCGCTCTCCACCTCATCTTTCACCATCTGCATGTGGGTGAAGCCAATCACTGTCGCCAACAAAACCGTGTTGTTCTCCTATGGAAACCGGCGCAACCCATATGAGATCCAGCTGCTGCTCAGCCAAACCTCTGTACTCTTCACTATTGGAGGAGAGGCTCACCTGGTGGAGGCACGAGGTGTGGTGAACCTGGGAGAGTGGATCCATTTGTGTGGGACTTGGTCCTCAAAGCAGGGTCTGGCAACCCTGTGGGCAGGTGGGAAAAAAGTGGCCTCCACACCTGGAGTGGCTGAGGGACACGTCTTACCTGACGGGGGATCACTCCAGCTAGGGCAGGAAAGGAATGGCTGCTGCCCTCTGTCTCCAAGCAGCGGGAGCGGCGTGGCGGGGTTTGAGGGAGGATTCGATCCCAAGCTGGCTTTCGCTGGGAAGATGACAGGAGTGAATATGTGGGACAGGGTGCTGTCAGAGGAGGAGATTTCCCAGCTGGCGTTGCAGAGGGGCCAGGGCTGTGAGCAGAGAGGAAACATGGTGGCGTGGGGCATGACAGAGATGGTGCCACATGGGGGCGCTCAGTTCATCTACTAA
- the ptx3a gene encoding pentraxin-related protein PTX3 isoform X1, translating to MFRWRLPQAVCVLSVCVCLLLAYEDDIEVNYADTYYNEITEGETPEPTPSSAPCNSPDLTKWDKIFSMLENSQMRENMLLQYANDIIKVEMGSLRGEMLRLVGQRNERFVAQYGGTCGVAMESAGRRMALQLEGRLRETLERLKSGDQTSAAAGNSVRNSNNLEAMLHQLLSAARTQASRLTKLETSCFSGPGAGMGMNTKTGFQLPEGAGAGHLEQEVTSREVALDGVVSALQHTKVELEEVLRSSMQRHLPAGCEMALLFPMRSRRIYTSVIPDVPLSTSSFTICMWVKPITVANKTVLFSYGNRRNPYEIQLLLSQTSVLFTIGGEAHLVEARGVVNLGEWIHLCGTWSSKQGLATLWAGGKKVASTPGVAEGHVLPDGGSLQLGQERNGCCPLSPSSGSGVAGFEGGFDPKLAFAGKMTGVNMWDRVLSEEEISQLALQRGQGCEQRGNMVAWGMTEMVPHGGAQFIY from the exons CTACACCGAGCTCTGCACCCTGCAATTCTCCAGACCTGACCAAGTGGGACAAAATCTTCTCAATGCTGGAGAATAGTCAGATGAGGGAGAACATGCTGCTTCAGTACGCCAATGATATCATCAAGGTGGAGATGGGGTCATTGCGTGGAGAAATGCTCAGGTTGGTTGGACAAAGGAATGAGAG GTTTGTAGCCCAGTATGGTGGTACCTGTGGGGTTGCAATGGAGTCAGCAGGAAGAAGGATGGCATTGCAACTGGAGGGCCGCCTAAGAGAAACCCTGGAGCGCCTCAAATCTGGAGATCAGACTTCTGCTGCTGCCGGGAATTCTGTCAGGAATTCTAACAACCTGGAGGCGATGCTACATCAGCTCCTTTCTGCAGCACGAACGCAAGCTTCCCGACTCACCAAGCTGGAGACCAGCTGCTTCAGCGGTCCTGGAGCTGGGATGGGGATGAATACAAAAACAGGATTCCAGCTTCCAGAGGGTGCAGGGGCTGGGCACCTGGAGCAGGAGGTCACATCACGAGAGGTGGCTCTGGACGGGGTTGTGTCTGCGCTGCAACACACGAAGGTGGAGCTGGAAGAGGTGCTGAGGTCATCTATGCAAAGACACCTGCCGGCAG GCTGTGAGATGGCCCTCCTCTTCCCGATGCGTTCCCGTCGAATCTACACCTCCGTCATACCAGATGTCCCGCTCTCCACCTCATCTTTCACCATCTGCATGTGGGTGAAGCCAATCACTGTCGCCAACAAAACCGTGTTGTTCTCCTATGGAAACCGGCGCAACCCATATGAGATCCAGCTGCTGCTCAGCCAAACCTCTGTACTCTTCACTATTGGAGGAGAGGCTCACCTGGTGGAGGCACGAGGTGTGGTGAACCTGGGAGAGTGGATCCATTTGTGTGGGACTTGGTCCTCAAAGCAGGGTCTGGCAACCCTGTGGGCAGGTGGGAAAAAAGTGGCCTCCACACCTGGAGTGGCTGAGGGACACGTCTTACCTGACGGGGGATCACTCCAGCTAGGGCAGGAAAGGAATGGCTGCTGCCCTCTGTCTCCAAGCAGCGGGAGCGGCGTGGCGGGGTTTGAGGGAGGATTCGATCCCAAGCTGGCTTTCGCTGGGAAGATGACAGGAGTGAATATGTGGGACAGGGTGCTGTCAGAGGAGGAGATTTCCCAGCTGGCGTTGCAGAGGGGCCAGGGCTGTGAGCAGAGAGGAAACATGGTGGCGTGGGGCATGACAGAGATGGTGCCACATGGGGGCGCTCAGTTCATCTACTAA
- the veph1 gene encoding ventricular zone-expressed PH domain-containing protein isoform X1, whose translation MHQLFSQVLGQRDLSRAGDLFSLEDAEIEDCLSQALDQIKAISCSPDYLTNDNDQAVVEICITRITTAIRETSSIERHSMALVGLWESCLEHNLTPQGENTEDTPHAKIASDITSCILQNYSCPSVMVLAVPVAVRFLQRGNRELSRNMSSYLSLAAIAKADLLAEHTEAITLSVLGALAPLQRQLGNLLL comes from the exons ATGCACCAGCTGTTCAGCCAGGTGCTAGGCCAGAGGGATCTGTCCAGAGCGGGGGATCTGTTCTCTCTGGAGGACGCAGAGATCGAAGACTGCTTGTCACAAGCTCTGGACCAGATCAAGGCCATCTCCTGCTCACCG GACTATTTGACCAATGACAACGACCAGGCGGTGGTAGAGATTTGCATAACGCGCATCACCACGGCCATAAGGGAGACAAGCTCCATCGAGCGACACAGCATGGCGCTGGTGGGGCTGTGGGAGTCGTGTCTGGAACATAACCTCACCccacaaggtgaaaacacagaggacaCACCGCATGCCAAGATAGCCTCCGACATCACCAGCTGTATcctgcag AACTACAGTTGCCCTTCGGTCATGGTGCTGGCCGTCCCGGTAGCAGTGCGGTTcctgcagagaggaaacaggGAGCTGAGCAGGAACATGTCAAGTTATCTCTCCCTGGCTGCTATAGCCAAGGCTGATCTGTTGGCTGAACACACAGAGGCCATAACCCTCAGCGTGCTGGGAG CCCTGGCCCCTCTGCAACGCCAGCTGGGAAATCTCCTCCTCTGA